A window of the Chiloscyllium plagiosum isolate BGI_BamShark_2017 chromosome 13, ASM401019v2, whole genome shotgun sequence genome harbors these coding sequences:
- the LOC122556274 gene encoding collagen alpha-1(III) chain-like, with translation MATIGRRAEQEPAATQSGAGMAAIKPRAKRGQPGAQNGAGSTRGPEWSRVNPGPRMEQGQPGAQSGAGSTQGPEWSRVKPGPRGERGQPGAQSGMGSTWGPVWSGVSLGHRVEQGLPGTQSGKGSIRDSEWSGVSQGLRVEWGQPGAQSGAGSARDPQWSGVNPKPRVERGQSGTQSGAGSTRSPEWSGVSQGLRVECGQPGAQSGAGSVRDSEWSGVNPGPREERGQPRAQSGAGSARDPEQSRVSQGPRVEQGQPATQSRAASARDSEWSGVCQGPRVERGQPRAQSRAGTTRDPERNGVSQGPRVEQSQPGAQSGAGSARDPDWSGVSQGPREEQGQPGTQSGAESTRGPEWSGVSQGPRLERSQPGALTGAGSARGPEWSRVNQGPRAEQRQPGTQSGAGSTQGPEWSGVNTGPRGERGQPLAQSRAGSTQGPVWSKRGQPGAQSGAGSARDSEWRGVNQGPRGERGQPGTQSGVGSTRDSEQSRVSQGPRVERGQPGAQSGAGSARDPEWSGVNQGLRAEQGQPGTQSGAGSTRGPEWSGVSQGLRVERGQPGTQNGAGSTRGPEWSRVCQGLRVERGQPGAQRGAGSARDPEWGRVNQGPRVERGQPGTQSGAGSTRDTEGRGVNQGLRVERGQPGSQSGAGSARDPEWSGVNQGPRVERGQPGTQSGAGSTRGPEWSGVNQEPRVERRQPGAQSGAGSTRGPEWSGVSQGPRVEQGQTGTQSGAGSTRGPEWSGVSQGPRVERGQPGAQSGAGSAMGPEWSWVSEGPRVEQGLPGAQSGAGSARGPEWSGVTQGPRAELGPPGAQSGAGSARGTEQSWVCQGPRVELGLPGAQSGAGSARDPEQSRVSQGPRVERGQPGTQRGTGSARGPEWSRIIQGPSVERGQPGAQSGAGSASDPVWSGVSQGPRAEQGQPGAHGRAGSSRDSEWSGVNQGLRAEQGQPGTQSGAGSARGPEWSGVSQGPRVERGLPGTQSGAGSARHPEWSRVSQRLRVEQRQPGAQSRAGSTRGPESSGVNQGLRVERGQPGTQSRAGSTRDSECSGVNQGPRVERGQPGTQSRAGSARDPQWSGVSQGPRVEQGQPDTQSGAGSASDSEWSGVSQGPRVEQGQLGTQSGAGSARHPEWSRVSQRLRVERGQPDTQSGAGSASDSEWSGVSQQPRVEQSQPGTQRGAGSARDPEWNGVSQGPRGEGGQPGTQSGAGSARDSEWSRANPGPRVERGQPGTHSGAGSARDPEWSGVSQGPEHSGDIVQQTQHEAGSSLGTSRTRSSHLNALIERL, from the exons ATGGCAACCATTGGGCGCAGAGCAGAGCAGGAACCAGCAGCGACCCAGAGTGGAGCAGGGATGGCAGCAATAAAGCCCAGAGCGAAGCGGGGTCAGCCAGGGGCCCAGAATGGAGCAGGGTCAACCCGCGGCCCAGAGTGGAGCAGGGTCAACCCAGGGCCCAGAATGGAGCAGGGTCAACCCGGGGCCCAGAGTGGAGCGGGGTCAACCCAGGGCCCAGAATGGAGCAGGGTCAAACCGGGGCCCAGAGGGGAGCGGGGACAACCAGGGGCCCAGAGTGGAATGGGGTCAACctggggcccagtgtggagcggggtcAGCCTGGGGCACAGAGTGGAGCAGGGTCTGCCAGGGACTCAGAGTGGAAAGGGGTCAATCAGGGACTCAGAGTGGAGCGGGGTCAGCCAGGGACTCAGAGTGGAGTGGGGTCAACCCGGGGCCCAGAGTGGAGCGGGGTCAGCCAGGGACCCACAGTGGAGCGGGGTCAACCCGAAGCCCAGAGTGGAGCGGGGTCAGTCAGGGACCCAGAGTGGAGCGGGGTCAACCCGAAGCCCAGAGTGGAGCGGGGTCAGCCAGGGACTCAGAGTGGAGTGCGGTCAACCCGGGGCCCAGAGTGGAGCTGGGTCAGTCAGGGACTCAGAGTGGAGCGGGGTCAACCCGGGGCCCAGAGAGGAGCGGGGTCAGCCAAGGGCCCAGAGTGGAGCAGGGTCAGCCAGGGACCCAGAGCAGAGCAGGGTCAGCCAAGGGCCCAGAGTGGAGCAGGGTCAGCCAGCGACCCAGAGCAGAGCAGCGTCAGCCAGGGACTCAGAGTGGAGCGGGGTCTGTCAGGGGCCCAGAGTGGAGCGGGGTCAGCCAAGGGCCCAGAGTCGAGCCGGGACAACCAGGGACCCAGAGAGGAACGGGGTCAGCCAGGGACCCAGAGTGGAGCAGAGTCAACCCGGGGCCCAGAGTGGAGCGGGGtcagccagggacccagattggAGCGGGGTCAGCCAGGGACCCAGAGAGGAGCAGGGTCAGCCAGGGACCCAGAGTGGAGCAGAGTCAACCCGGGGCCCAGAGTGGAGCGGGGtcagccagggacccagattggAGCGGAGTCAACCCGGGGCCCTGACTGGAGCGGGGTCAGCCAGGGGCCCAGAGTGGAGCAGGGTCAACCAGGGACCCAGAGCAGAGCAGCGTCAGCCAGGGACTCAGAGTGGAGCGGGGTCAACCCAGGGCCCAGAATGGAGCGGGGTCAACACGGGGCCCAGAGGGGAGCGGGGACAACCATTGGCCCAGAGTCGAGCGGGGTCAAcccagggcccagtgtggagcaag CGGGGTCAACCCGGGGCCCAGAGTGGAGCAGGGTCTGCCAGGGACTCAGAGTGGAGAGGGGTCAACCAGGGGCCCAGAGGAGAGCGGGGTCAGCCAGggacccagagtggagtggggtcAACCAGGGACTCAGAGCAGAGCAGGGTCAGCCAGGGACCCAGAGTGGAGCGGGGTCAACCAGGGGCCCAGAGTGGAGCGGGGTCAGCCAGggacccagagtggagtggggtcAACCAGGGACTCAGAGCAGAGCAGGGTCAGCCAGGGACCCAGAGTGGAGCGGGGTCAACCAGGGGCCCAGAGTGGAGCGGGGTCAGCCAGGGACTCAGAGTGGAGCGGGGTCAGCCAGGGACCCAGAATGGAGCGGGGTCAACCCGGGGCCCAGAGTGGAGCAGGGTCTGCCAGGGACTCAGAGTGGAGAGGGGTCAACCAGGGGCCCAGAGGGGAGCGGGGTCAGCCAGGGACCCAGAGTGGGGCAGGGTCAACCAGGGGCCCAGAGTGGAGCGGGGTCAGCCAGGGACCCAGAGTGGAGCGGGGTCAACCAGGGACACAGAGGGGAGAGGGGTCAACCAGGGACTCAGAGTGGAGCGGGGTCAGCCAGGGTCCCAGAGTGGAGCAGGGTCAGCCAGGGACCCAGAGTGGAGCGGGGTCAACCAGGGGCCCAGAGTGGAGCGGGGTCAGCCAGGGACTCAGAGTGGAGCGGGGTCAACCAGGGGCCCAGAGTGGAGCGGGGTCAACCAGGAACCCAGAGTGGAGCGGCGTCAGCCAGGGGCCCAGAGTGGAGCGGGGTCAACCAGGGGCCCAGAGTGGAGCGGGGTCAGCCAGGGTCCCAGAGTGGAGCAGGGTCAGACAGGGACCCAGAGTGGAGCAGGGTCAACCCGGGGCCCAGAGTGGAGCGGGGTCAGCCAGGGGCCCAGAGTGGAGCGGGGTCAGCCAGGGGCCCAGAGTGGAGCTGGGTCTGCCATGGGCCCAGAGTGGAGCTGGGTCAGCGAGGGGCCCAGAGTGGAGCAGGGTCTGCCAGGGGCCCAGAGCGGAGCTGGGTCTGCCAGGGGCCCAGAGTGGAGCGGGGTCACCCAGGGGCCCAGAGCGGAGCTGGGTCCGCCAGGGGCCCAGAGTGGAGCGGGGTCTGCCAGGGGCACAGAGCAGAGCTGGGTCTGCCAGGGGCCCAGAGTGGAGCTGGGTCTGCCAGGGGCCCAGAGTGGAGCGGGGTCTGCCAGGGACCCAGAGCAGAGCAGGGTCAGCCAAGGGCCCAGAGTCGAGCGGGGTCAGCCAGGGACCCAGAGAGGAACGGGGTCAGCTAGGGGCCcagagtggagcaggatcatCCAGGGACCCAGTGTGGAGCGCGGTCAGCCAGGGGCCCAGAGTGGAGCGGGGTCagccagtgacccagtgtggagcggggtcAGCCAGGGACCCAGAGCAGAGCAGGGTCAACCAGGGGCCCATGGTCGAGCGGGGTCATCCAGGGACTCAGAGTGGAGCGGGGTCAACCAGGGACTCAGAGCAGAGCAGGGTCAGCCAGGGACCCAGAGTGGAGCGGGGTCTGCCAGGGGCCCAGAGTGGAGCGGGGTCAGCCAGGGGCCCAGAGTGGAGCGGGGTCTGCCAGGGACCCAGAGTGGAGCAGGGTCAGCCAGACACCCAGAGTGGAGCAGGGTCAGCCAGCGACTCAGAGTGGAGCAGCGTCAACCAGGGGCCCAGAGTCGAGCGGGGTCAACCAGGGGCCCAGAGTCGAGCGGGGTCAACCAGGGACTCAGAGTGGAGCGGGGTCAGCCAGGGACCCAGAGTAGAGCGGGGTCAACCAGGGACTCAGAGTGTAGCGGGGTCAACCAGGGGCCCAGAGTCGAGCGGGGTCAACCAGGGACTCAGAGTCGAGCAGGGTCAGCCAGGGACCCACAGTGGAGCGGGGTCAGCCAGGGACCCAGAGTGGAGCAGGGTCAGCCAGACACCCAGAGTGGAGCAGGGTCAGCCAGCGACTCAGAGTGGAGCGGGGTCAGCCAGGGACCCAGAGTGGAGCAGGGTCAGCTAGGGACCCAGAGTGGAGCAGGGTCAGCCAGACACCCAGAGTGGAGCAGGGTCAGCCAGCGACTCAGAGTGGAGCGGGGTCAGCCAGACACCCAGAGTGGAGCAGGGTCAGCCAGCGACTCAGAGTGGAGCGGGGTCAGCCAGCAACCCAGAGTGGAGCAGAGTCAGCCAGGGACCCAGAGGGGAGCGGGGTCAGCCAGGGACCCAGAGTGGAACGGGGTCAGCCAGGGACCCAGAGGGGAGGGGGGTCAGCCAGGGACTCAGAGTGGAGCAGGGTCAGCCAGGGACTCAGAGTGGAGCAGGGCCAACCCGGGGCCCAGAGTGGAGCGGGGTCAACCAGGGACCCATAGTGGAGCGGGGTCAGCCAGGGACCCAGAGTGGAGCGGGGTCAGTCAGGGCCCAGAACACAGTGGAGACATTGTCCAGCAGACACAGCACGAAGCTGGCTCCTCATTGGGAACCAGTCGAACCCGGTCAagccacttaaatgcccttatagAAAGATTATAA